A single region of the Nicotiana sylvestris chromosome 6, ASM39365v2, whole genome shotgun sequence genome encodes:
- the LOC138870537 gene encoding uncharacterized protein, producing the protein MAYAPHPYTVMNAQPYVRPQQQANRNQAPFPRNQPPYQNYYNPRPPQNNFPPREPPRRPNFTPIGESYSSLFPKLVQMGAEGHDTDDCWTLKRAVENLIEQRKIVLRDEDVPNVTNNPLPAHNNGSVIGMIWEDKEFDPALKAIIAIADVEKKPKDAPKQDKGEKKNKITPPKSEKKVEVGTGATPPKDVVLYVPRGRKEKQMTLSPPRRFELNKAAQMYVPKGAYVMRGPINPPRLSEPVVIGRAPQKPMTDPTAVPWNYNKTVVTYKGKEISGEVQKNNPAKRYSNLKKVNNATRKHFPSKKLVSATEAETFFQNMKMADYEVVDQLRKFPEQVSLLALLMNSIEHQKVLIKTLNEAYVPVETSVEQLERMAERFFVINHISFSKNDLPPKGAAHNKALHLTVKCEGYYVKRVMLDGGSGVDICPLSTLQRMEIRTKRIRPNNVCVRAFDGIKRDTIGEIDLILTIGLVDFKVIFQVLDMDTSYNFLLGRPWIHAAGVVPSTLHQMVKFEHEDQEIVVHEEDEQSIYRDPSVPCLEAREGSKHMVYQAFEIVVADQYEEGNPCPNPFFLMHQSWWPKK; encoded by the exons ATGGCTTATGCTCCTCATCCATACacggtcatgaatgctcaaccttatgtccgtccacaacaacaagccaaccgtaaccaagctccatttcctagaaaccaGCCTCCTTACCAAAACTACTATAACCCCCgtcctccacaaaataattttccccCTCGTGAACCACCTAGAAGGCCAAATTTTACACCAATCGGCGAATCCTACTCTAGTCTGTTTCCAAAGCTTGTCCAAATGG gggcagaagggcacgacactgatgattgctggactctgaagagagcagtggagaatttgatagagcaaaggaagatagtgctaagggatgagGATGTTCCCAATGTGACTAATAACCCACTGCCAGCCCACAACAATGGGTCGGTAATCGGAATGATTTGGGAGGATAAGGAATTTGACCCGGCGttgaaggccatcattgccatTGCTGACGTAGAAAAAAAACCAAAAGATGCCCCAAAGCAAgacaaaggggagaaaaagaacaaaatcaCCCCTCCAAAATCAGAGAAGAAAGTTGAAGTGGGGACTGGGGCAACGCCtcccaaagatgttgttctctatgTCCCTCGGGGCCGCAAAGAAAAGCAGATGACTTTGAGTCCTCCTAGGAGATTCGAGCTGAACAAGGCAGcccaaatgtatgtgcccaagggagcttatgtgatgcgggggccaattaatccaccaaggctaagtgagcccgtggttattggacgcgcgccacaaaagcccatgacagatcctaccgctgtgccctggaactacaacaaaacggTGGTGACCTATAAGGGCAAAGAAATCTCAGGAGAAGTTCAAAAAAATAACCCCGCTAAAAggtattctaatttgaaaaaggTGAACAATGCCACTAGAAAACACTTCCCATCTAAGAAGCTCGTGAGTGCCACAGAAGCGGAGACCTTCTTTCAAAATATGAAAATGGCGGATTATGAGGTGGTCGACCAGCTTCGAAAATTTCCCGAACAAGTCTCTTTGTTGGCTTTGTTGATGAACTCCATCGAACATCagaaggtattgatcaagacccttaatgaagcatatgtgcctgttgagacttctgtagaacagttggagaggatggcagaaaggtTTTTCGTAATTAACCAtatttccttcagcaaaaatgacttgccccCAAAAGGGGCCGcgcataacaaagccctgcacctgacagtcaaatgcgaagggtactatgtgaaaagggttatgttggacggaggctctGGGGTAGACATCTGCCCACTCTCAACTCTACAGCGCATGGAAATCAGGACCAAAAGAattcgacccaacaatgtctgtgtaCGGGCTTTCGATGGTATAAAgagggacacaattggagagatcgATCTGATTCTGACCATCGGCCTAGTAGACTTCAAAGTAATCTTCCAGGTTctagacatggacacatcctacaattttcttttggggaggccatggattcatgcagcgggGGTTGTACCCTCTACACTTCATCAGATGGTAAAATTTGAGCATGAAGATCAAGAGATTGTGGTCCACGAGGAAgacgagcaatcaatttatcgggatccatcagtcccatgtcttgaagcaagagaggggAGTAAGCACATGGTTTATCAGGCCTTTGAAATTGTGGTGGCAGACCAGTACGAAGAGGGAAACCCTTGCCccaaccctttctttctaatgcatcaatcatggtggccaaagaaatga